The DNA segment AGGGTCACCGGCGGCATAGTTTTTCCAGCGGGGGCCAGCGATTTGTTCAGACCGTTCTTGAGTTTCTTCAGCCACGACCTGGCCATAGACCTGGGGACGGCCAACACCCTGGTCTATCTGAAGGACCGGGGCGTCGTGATAGACGAGCCCACGGTGGTCGCCATGCGCCGGGATACCGGCGCCGTGATGGCGGTGGGCCTCGAGGCCAAGATAATGCTCGGCCGCACCCCGGAGGCGATTCGCGCCCTGCGCCCGATGAGCGACGGGGTCATCGCCGACTTCGAGGTCACCGAGCGGATGCTGAAGTATTTCATTACGAAGAGCCATGGGCGGCGTTTCTTCGTTCATCCGCGCGTTCTGGTCTGCGTGCCCTCGGGGATAACGGAGGTGGAGAAGCGCGCGGTGCGCGACTCGGCGACGCACGCCGGGGCGCGCGAAGTGCTCATGATTTACGAGCCCATGGCCGCGGCCGTGGGCGCGGGGCTCCCCGTCCACGAGCCGGTGGGCAACATCATCATCGACATCGGCGGCGGAACCACCGAGATGGCGGTCATTTCCCTCTCCGGCATCGTCACCCATACAAGCATCCGCATCGGCGGCGACGAGATGGACGTGGCCATAGACAAGTACCTGCGAAAGACGTACAACCTTCTGGTCGGAGAGCAGACCGCCGAACGGATCAAGCTCCAGATCGGCAGCGCGTTCCCCCTGGAGAAGAAGGAGACGATGGACATCCGGGGGCGGGACATCGTCGAGGGCGTGCCCCGGACCCTCTCCGTCACCTCCACCGAAATCCGGGAGGCGCTGAGTGAGCCGGTGAGCGCCATCCTGCGCGCCGTGCACCGGACCCTGGAGCAGACCCCGCCCGAGCTGGCGGCGGACATCGTGGACCGCGGCATCTACATGACCGGCGGCGGCTCAATGCTGCGCGGCCTGAGCGAGCTGT comes from the bacterium genome and includes:
- a CDS encoding rod shape-determining protein, with product MFRPFLSFFSHDLAIDLGTANTLVYLKDRGVVIDEPTVVAMRRDTGAVMAVGLEAKIMLGRTPEAIRALRPMSDGVIADFEVTERMLKYFITKSHGRRFFVHPRVLVCVPSGITEVEKRAVRDSATHAGAREVLMIYEPMAAAVGAGLPVHEPVGNIIIDIGGGTTEMAVISLSGIVTHTSIRIGGDEMDVAIDKYLRKTYNLLVGEQTAERIKLQIGSAFPLEKKETMDIRGRDIVEGVPRTLSVTSTEIREALSEPVSAILRAVHRTLEQTPPELAADIVDRGIYMTGGGSMLRGLSELLHRETDLTIHLVDNPLTTVVAGAGKVLENPEAFHKVILKENRR